The following proteins are encoded in a genomic region of Cricetulus griseus strain 17A/GY chromosome 7, alternate assembly CriGri-PICRH-1.0, whole genome shotgun sequence:
- the Kcnmb1 gene encoding calcium-activated potassium channel subunit beta-1, with amino-acid sequence MGKKLVMAQKRGETRALCLGVAMVVCAAITYYILGTTVLPLYQKSVWTLESTCHLIETNIKDHDELEGKKVPQYPCLWVNVSAMGRWIMLYHTEDTRDQNQQCSYIPSNLDNYQMALADVKKVRANFHEHQVFYCFSAPQVNETSVVYRRLYGPQVLLFSFFWPTFLLTGGLLIIAMVKLNRSLSILAAQR; translated from the exons ATGGGGAAGAAGCTGGTGATGGCCCAGAAGCGTGGAGAAACTCGAGCCCTCTGCCTGGGGGTGGCAATGGTAGTGTGTGCCGCCATCACCTACTACATCCTGGGTACCACTGTGCTGCCTCTCTACCAGAAAAG TGTGTGGACCTTGGAATCCACCTGTCACCTGATTGAAACCAACATCAAGGATCATGATGAGCTGGAGGGCAAGAAGGTGCCCCAGTACCCGTGCCTTTGGGTCAATGTATCAGCTATGGGCAGATGGATCATGCTGTATCACACAGAGGACACTCGAGACCAAAACCAGCAG TGCTCCTATATCCCTAGCAACCTGGACAACTACCAGATGGCCCTGGCTGATGTGAAGAAGGTCAGAGCCAATTTCCATGAGCACCAGGTTTTCTACTGCTTCTCTGCACCTCAAGTCAATGAGACCAGCGTTGTGTATCGGCGCCTCTATGGCCCCCaagtcctcctcttctcctttttctggCCCACCTTCCTACTTACTGGCGGTCTCCTCATTATTGCCATGGTGAAGCTCAACAGGTCCCTATCCATCTTGGCTGCTCAGAGGTAG